A section of the Gemmatimonadales bacterium genome encodes:
- a CDS encoding MFS transporter gives MTATATPLTPAFVHTQEFHTPASVRRGVIAGVVGNMLEWYDFALFGFFARQIGTHFFPAGNPTASLLAAFGTFAAGFLMRPVGGALFGWIGDRFGRKEALVGSVLAMAFPSFFIGLLPGAATIGLAAPILLVLFRMLQGVSVGGEYMASAVFLVEGSAPGHRGWMGSWGPFGAASGTLLGSAAGWLVNASMSPEAVNDYGWRIPFLVGLLVGLGGLAIRRHYVERVPQQAPAKSPLSEALRAHWRTMAHLVALTAGISVGFYTTFVYSAIWLQQVAQVPAIRAFELNTIAMMLLLVITPVAGLASDRLGRRVVLAWAAGGLALLAWPLMALMAHGTPLAILGGQMGLALLVGTTGAVLPAAMAELAPWRVRCTVLSVGYNVSLALLGGTTPMIAAWLVARTQVNLAPGIYLALAATVTFLGALLLPGTARHRMTQEFQAARPR, from the coding sequence ATGACCGCGACCGCCACCCCGCTCACTCCCGCGTTCGTCCACACCCAGGAGTTCCATACTCCCGCCAGCGTGCGCCGGGGCGTCATCGCCGGGGTGGTGGGGAACATGCTCGAGTGGTACGACTTCGCCCTCTTCGGGTTCTTCGCCCGGCAGATCGGCACCCATTTCTTTCCCGCCGGAAATCCGACCGCATCGCTGCTGGCAGCGTTCGGCACGTTCGCGGCCGGCTTCCTCATGCGGCCGGTGGGCGGGGCGCTGTTCGGCTGGATCGGGGACCGCTTCGGCCGCAAGGAGGCGCTGGTCGGGTCGGTGCTCGCCATGGCGTTCCCCTCATTCTTCATCGGGCTCCTGCCCGGCGCGGCGACGATCGGTCTGGCGGCGCCCATCCTGCTGGTGCTATTTCGCATGCTCCAGGGGGTGTCGGTCGGCGGCGAGTACATGGCGTCCGCGGTGTTTCTGGTGGAGGGCTCGGCGCCGGGCCACCGTGGCTGGATGGGGAGCTGGGGGCCGTTCGGCGCGGCGTCCGGGACTCTGCTCGGCTCGGCGGCGGGCTGGCTGGTGAACGCGAGCATGTCGCCCGAGGCGGTGAATGACTACGGCTGGCGGATCCCGTTTCTGGTGGGGCTCTTGGTCGGGCTCGGCGGCCTGGCGATCCGGCGGCACTACGTCGAACGGGTGCCCCAGCAGGCGCCAGCCAAGTCCCCGCTGAGCGAGGCATTGCGCGCGCACTGGCGGACGATGGCGCACCTGGTGGCCCTGACGGCGGGGATCAGCGTCGGGTTCTACACCACGTTCGTCTATTCCGCCATCTGGCTCCAGCAGGTGGCCCAGGTGCCGGCCATCAGGGCGTTCGAGCTCAACACGATCGCCATGATGCTGCTGCTGGTGATCACTCCGGTGGCCGGGCTCGCGAGTGACCGTCTGGGACGGCGCGTCGTGCTGGCCTGGGCGGCGGGAGGACTCGCACTGCTGGCCTGGCCGCTCATGGCACTGATGGCCCACGGCACTCCGCTGGCCATTCTCGGAGGTCAGATGGGGCTCGCCCTGCTGGTCGGCACGACCGGCGCTGTGCTTCCGGCCGCCATGGCGGAGCTGGCGCCCTGGCGGGTCCGCTGTACCGTGCTGTCCGTGGGATACAACGTGTCGCTCGCCCTGCTTGGCGGGACCACGCCGATGATCGCCGCCTGGCTGGTGGCGCGCACCCAGGTGAACCTGGCGCCCGGGATCTATCTCGCGCTGGCGGCGACGGTCACCTTTCTCGGCGCGCTCCTCTTGCCCGGAACCGCCCGGCACCGGATGACCCAGGAGTTCCAGGCGGCGCGCCCGCGCTGA